The Raphanus sativus cultivar WK10039 unplaced genomic scaffold, ASM80110v3 Scaffold0187, whole genome shotgun sequence genome contains a region encoding:
- the LOC108849436 gene encoding 40S ribosomal protein S10-1: MIISETNRREICKYLFKEGVLFAKKDFNLAKHPLIESVPNLQVIKLMQSFKSKEYVRETFAWMHYYWFLTNEGIEFLRTYLNLPSDVVPATLKKSAKLIGRPFGGPPGDRPRGPPRFEGDRPRYGDRDGYRAGPRGGDVGGEKGGAPADYQPSFQGSGGRPGFGRGAGGYSAAAPSGSGLP, translated from the exons ATG ATTATCTCAGAGACCAACCGCAGAGAGATCTGCAAGTACCTCTTCAAAG AAGGAGTATTGTTTGCGAAGAAGGATTTCAACCTCGCAAAGCATCCGTTGATTGAGTCAGTACCAAACTTGCAAGTGATCAAGCTCATGCAGAGTTTCAAGTCCAAGGAGTACGTTAGGGAGACGTTCGCATGGATGCACTATTATTGGTTTTTGACCAATGAAGGCATTGAGTTTTTGAGAACTTATCTTAACCTTCCGTCTGATGTTGTTCCTGCGACCTTGAAGAAGTCTGCTAAGCTCATTGGCCGTCCTTTTGGTGGCCCACCTGGTGATCGCCCAAG AGGACCACCTCGCTTTGAGGGAGACCGTCCCAGATATGGTGACCGTGATGGGTACCGTGCAGGGCCACGTGGTGGTGATGTTGGAGGTGAAAAGGGTGGAGCTCCTGCTGATTACCAACCCTCTTTCCAa GGAAGTGGTGGTAGGCCTGGATTTGGCCGTGGTGCTGGTGGTTACAGCGCTGCAGCTCCATCTGGTTCCGGTTTACCCTGA